Proteins from one Ananas comosus cultivar F153 linkage group 5, ASM154086v1, whole genome shotgun sequence genomic window:
- the LOC109710977 gene encoding 40S ribosomal protein S24-1-like isoform X1 gives MADTKAVTIRTRKFMTNRLLSRKQFVIDVLHPGRANVSKAELKEKLGKLYEVKDPNSIFVFKFRTHFGGGKSTGFGLIYDSVDAAKKYEPKYRLIRNGLATKVEKSRKQMKERKNRAKKIRGVKKTKAGDAAKQGKKK, from the exons ATGGCGGATACGAAGGCGGTCACGATC CGTACCAGGAAGTTCATGACCAATCGCCTCCTCTCCAGGAAGCAATTC GTCATCGATGTTCTCCACCCTGGAAGGGCGAACGTCTCCAAG GCGGAGTTGAAGGAGAAGCTGGGGAAGCTCTACGAGGTGAAGGATCCGAACTCCATCTTCGTGTTCAAGTTCCGGACGCACTTTGGAGGGGGGAAATCGACCGGATTCGGCCTCATCTATGATTCTGTCGACGCCGCGAAGAAGTATGAGCCCAAGTATCGGCTCATTAGG aatgGACTTGCAACCAAGGTTGAAAAGTCAAGGAAGCAAATGAAGGAAAGGAAGAATAGGGCAAAGAAGATCCGTGGAGTAAAGAAG ACAAAGGCTGGAGATGCTGCCAAGCAAGGAAAGAAGAAATGA
- the LOC109710977 gene encoding 40S ribosomal protein S24-1-like isoform X2, whose product MADTKAVTIRTRKFMTNRLLSRKQFVIDVLHPGRANVSKAELKEKLGKLYEVKDPNSIFVFKFRTHFGGGKSTGFGLIYDSVDAAKKYEPKYRLIRNGLATKVEKSRKQMKERKNRAKKIRGVKKTKAGDAAKQGKKK is encoded by the exons ATGGCGGATACGAAGGCGGTCACGATCCGTACTCGCAAGTTCATGACCAATCGCCTCCTCTCCCGGAAGCAATTC GTCATCGATGTTCTCCACCCTGGAAGGGCGAACGTCTCCAAG GCGGAGTTGAAGGAGAAGCTGGGGAAGCTCTACGAGGTGAAGGATCCGAACTCCATCTTCGTGTTCAAGTTCCGGACGCACTTTGGAGGGGGGAAATCGACCGGATTCGGCCTCATCTATGATTCTGTCGACGCCGCGAAGAAGTATGAGCCCAAGTATCGGCTCATTAGG aatgGACTTGCAACCAAGGTTGAAAAGTCAAGGAAGCAAATGAAGGAAAGGAAGAATAGGGCAAAGAAGATCCGTGGAGTAAAGAAG ACAAAGGCTGGAGATGCTGCCAAGCAAGGAAAGAAGAAATGA